The following proteins are encoded in a genomic region of Tenacibaculum sp. 190524A05c:
- a CDS encoding amidohydrolase family protein yields the protein MKRKLRINGHSHLLPYPEQIPQFMKDKGIFWVDKDKKFMLQKNWKRPVTDSSFFLNEKLEWMDHFEIDHAVVLNLSQLYGNGLRLEEMKQALRFQNDFNARIQEDHPSKFTCGFVVHPGFVRGACWEIERCVEQLGMNLLCLPTHYMDTIGTWRCIFDEENEPIFELADKYNLAVEVHPYDGEKFIKLENTSWRFHLIWMLAQCADAYHFLTLNGYYEKYPNMRICFAHGGQLAQMNLGRRIQGFDGRPDLFEDKIHPRKAVGHKNIFFDTLVHDTGSLELLIKNQGTDQILIGLDDPYPLGEMESDKQSSYPGKILDLAINREIITDQQKDQMWEDNVLQWLFGNDNKKKEELVNKILT from the coding sequence ATGAAACGTAAACTACGTATAAACGGACATTCACATTTACTTCCGTATCCAGAACAAATTCCTCAATTCATGAAAGATAAAGGGATTTTTTGGGTGGATAAAGACAAAAAATTTATGCTCCAAAAAAACTGGAAAAGGCCAGTTACGGATTCAAGTTTCTTTTTGAATGAGAAATTGGAATGGATGGATCATTTTGAAATAGATCATGCGGTTGTTTTGAATTTATCTCAACTTTATGGAAATGGATTACGTTTAGAAGAAATGAAACAAGCTTTGCGTTTTCAGAATGATTTTAATGCTAGGATTCAAGAAGATCACCCAAGTAAATTTACATGTGGTTTTGTGGTACATCCAGGTTTCGTTCGTGGTGCATGCTGGGAAATAGAGCGTTGTGTAGAGCAATTAGGAATGAATTTATTATGTCTTCCTACACATTATATGGATACAATTGGAACGTGGCGTTGTATTTTTGATGAAGAAAATGAACCAATTTTTGAACTTGCAGATAAGTATAATTTAGCAGTAGAGGTACATCCATATGATGGTGAAAAGTTTATTAAGCTTGAGAATACAAGTTGGAGATTCCATTTGATATGGATGTTGGCGCAATGTGCAGATGCATATCATTTTTTAACCTTAAACGGATATTATGAGAAGTATCCGAATATGAGAATATGTTTTGCTCATGGCGGACAATTAGCTCAAATGAATTTAGGAAGACGAATTCAAGGATTCGATGGAAGACCAGATTTATTTGAAGATAAAATTCACCCAAGAAAAGCAGTAGGACATAAGAATATATTTTTCGATACTCTCGTTCATGATACAGGTTCATTAGAGTTATTAATAAAAAATCAAGGTACAGATCAAATTCTAATTGGTTTGGATGATCCATATCCATTAGGTGAAATGGAAAGCGATAAACAATCTTCGTATCCAGGAAAAATATTGGATTTAGCAATTAATAGAGAAATTATTACTGATCAACAGAAAGATCAAATGTGGGAAGATAATGTACTGCAATGGCTTTTTGGAAATGATAATAAGAAGAAGGAGGAATTAGTTAACAAGATATTGACTTAA
- a CDS encoding peptide MFS transporter codes for MKTFSATTDVFGHPRGLLYLFFAELWERFSFYGMRALLVLYMTKQLLFSDEMSFGIYAAYMSLVYVTPLLGGMLGDKILGFRKAIVLGGVLMALGHFFLTFEHLVFFYSSLGFIIIGNGFFKPNISSLVGKLYSEGDHRRDSGFTIFYMGINIGGAIAPLLCAWLAEVYGWHYGFVLAGVGMLLGLLVFKNGLQKDVFEEHGSVPDEIRFRQKKWGITNGNLIVIAAFLAVPVFALIVRFHQFEHYLVWVITSFLTIYLVYIFNQIKKEERQRLVVAIYFTALYTLFSAIFEQAGSSLTLFADRSVNLIGLNAAQTNSINSGFIILLAIPFSMLWTFLSKVNRNPNSVIKFGLGIFFLGLGFVIFGLSAQHTDEFAKTPMFYLIFGTFIYTIGELFLSPIGLSKMTELSPEKYIAFIMGVWFCANFYGHFFAGKIAKFTSVSTKGLGAFSEGFFGEITSIISGLSAENVIKSGEQLQQLYSYVSVYANFGVMTATIGILVIVFSNPIKRLMNGVK; via the coding sequence ATGAAAACATTTTCAGCAACCACCGATGTGTTCGGTCACCCAAGAGGATTATTATATTTATTTTTTGCAGAATTATGGGAACGGTTTTCCTTTTACGGAATGCGAGCTTTATTGGTTTTATACATGACCAAGCAATTACTGTTTTCAGATGAAATGTCCTTTGGAATTTATGCAGCATACATGTCTTTGGTTTATGTAACTCCTCTTTTAGGAGGTATGTTAGGCGATAAAATTCTTGGATTTAGAAAGGCAATTGTATTAGGTGGCGTATTAATGGCTTTAGGTCACTTTTTCTTGACGTTTGAACATCTTGTATTCTTTTATAGTTCATTGGGCTTTATAATTATTGGAAATGGCTTTTTTAAGCCAAATATATCTTCTTTAGTAGGAAAACTATATAGTGAAGGAGACCATAGAAGAGATTCTGGATTTACTATTTTCTATATGGGGATTAATATCGGTGGAGCAATAGCACCATTATTGTGTGCATGGTTAGCGGAAGTATATGGTTGGCATTATGGATTTGTTTTAGCGGGTGTAGGAATGTTATTGGGGTTGTTAGTTTTTAAAAACGGATTACAAAAAGATGTATTTGAAGAACACGGATCTGTTCCTGACGAAATTAGATTCAGACAAAAAAAATGGGGAATCACAAACGGAAACCTAATTGTTATTGCAGCGTTCTTAGCTGTTCCAGTTTTTGCACTTATTGTTCGTTTTCATCAGTTTGAACATTATTTAGTTTGGGTTATTACTTCTTTTTTAACAATTTACCTCGTTTATATTTTTAACCAGATCAAAAAAGAAGAACGACAAAGGTTAGTGGTAGCGATTTATTTCACGGCATTGTACACATTGTTTTCAGCAATTTTTGAACAAGCTGGAAGTTCATTAACATTGTTCGCTGATAGGAGTGTGAATCTAATTGGATTAAATGCTGCTCAAACCAATAGTATTAATTCTGGGTTTATCATTTTGCTGGCTATTCCATTTTCAATGCTATGGACATTTTTAAGCAAGGTAAACAGAAATCCAAATTCAGTTATAAAATTTGGGTTAGGAATTTTCTTTTTAGGATTAGGATTCGTCATTTTTGGATTATCCGCTCAACATACTGATGAGTTTGCTAAGACTCCAATGTTTTATTTAATATTTGGAACATTCATATACACAATAGGCGAACTTTTCTTATCGCCTATTGGCTTATCTAAAATGACAGAATTATCACCAGAGAAGTATATTGCCTTTATTATGGGGGTGTGGTTTTGTGCTAACTTTTACGGACATTTTTTTGCAGGTAAGATTGCGAAATTCACATCAGTTTCAACAAAAGGATTAGGTGCTTTTTCGGAAGGCTTCTTTGGAGAAATTACCAGTATAATTTCAGGGTTATCAGCTGAAAATGTTATTAAGAGTGGAGAGCAATTACAACAATTGTATTCCTATGTTTCTGTATATGCAAATTTTGGTGTAATGACAGCAACTATTGGAATATTGGTAATTGTGTTTTCAAATCCTATAAAACGATTAATGAACGGAGTGAAGTAA
- a CDS encoding YceI family protein encodes MNKFLTILLAFIFSSTLLTSCKTEEKKDTPKEETKEVVKTEPTAPYSLKNADNSINFTAYKTTAKVPVNGTFKKIEITKGGEGNSVKEAMNGAEFNIPISSLETKDNGRNLKIRKFFFSVMENTVSLTGKLNIETDSTGIADFTMNGVTEKLPFKYSIDGKTFTMSSTMDIEKWNAKSAIESLNKVCKDLHTGEDGVSKTWSEVAINASSTFK; translated from the coding sequence ATGAACAAATTTTTAACGATTTTATTAGCTTTTATATTTAGTAGTACTCTACTTACTTCTTGTAAAACAGAAGAGAAAAAAGATACTCCAAAAGAAGAAACTAAAGAAGTAGTAAAAACAGAACCAACTGCACCTTACTCTTTAAAAAATGCAGATAACAGCATTAATTTTACAGCCTATAAAACAACTGCGAAAGTTCCTGTAAATGGTACTTTTAAAAAGATTGAAATTACTAAAGGTGGTGAAGGAAATAGTGTTAAAGAAGCAATGAATGGTGCTGAATTTAATATTCCAATTAGTAGTTTAGAAACTAAAGATAACGGAAGAAATTTAAAAATTAGAAAGTTCTTCTTTAGTGTAATGGAAAATACAGTTTCACTTACAGGTAAATTAAACATCGAAACTGACAGTACTGGTATTGCTGACTTTACAATGAATGGTGTTACAGAAAAACTTCCATTTAAATATTCAATTGACGGTAAAACTTTTACCATGAGTTCTACTATGGATATCGAGAAATGGAATGCTAAAAGTGCAATAGAATCTTTAAATAAAGTTTGTAAAGATTTACATACAGGAGAAGACGGCGTTTCTAAAACTTGGAGTGAAGTTGCAATTAATGCAAGTTCTACTTTCAAATAA
- a CDS encoding acyl-CoA-binding protein gives MVSNLDIQFNEAIQKASSTKQKLAPDVLLRLYAYYKQATRGDNFSFNMSEDDLKNAFKFNAWAQLKGMNEEEAKKNYIELVNSILK, from the coding sequence ATGGTTTCTAATTTAGACATACAATTTAATGAGGCGATACAAAAAGCATCTTCAACAAAACAAAAGTTAGCTCCTGATGTTTTGTTAAGGCTTTACGCGTATTATAAGCAAGCTACTAGAGGAGATAATTTCTCTTTCAACATGAGTGAAGATGATTTAAAAAATGCTTTTAAATTTAATGCTTGGGCACAATTGAAAGGTATGAATGAAGAAGAAGCAAAGAAAAACTACATTGAATTGGTAAATTCAATATTAAAATAA
- a CDS encoding phosphatidate cytidylyltransferase encodes MNNFSTRIISAIVYAIVFISAIVYSQDTYIGLITFFGAVCLWEFSKIIKIQNAILPVVSMVGLIVLNYLKILDSDKIIYLLLFCLVHSVYLIIDLYKKNYYERNHLLKSFTTISYLVLPFLFLAFLPFLNGDYQPKIIICVILIIWTNDSFAYIVGKNFGRTKLFERISPKKTIEGFIGGFLFSVFAGFLIGRYSEILTIQNWLIIAIITSVLGTYGDLVESKFKRQANVKDSGTIMPGHGGLLDRLDSLFFLAPFVYLYIHYLM; translated from the coding sequence ATGAACAATTTTTCAACTAGAATTATTTCAGCAATAGTTTATGCAATAGTTTTTATATCAGCAATTGTTTATTCACAAGATACTTATATCGGACTGATTACATTCTTCGGAGCAGTCTGTTTATGGGAGTTTTCTAAAATTATAAAAATTCAAAATGCAATTTTACCGGTTGTTTCTATGGTTGGTTTAATAGTGTTGAATTATTTAAAAATTTTAGATAGTGATAAAATTATATACTTATTGCTCTTTTGCCTAGTACATTCAGTTTACTTAATAATTGATTTATACAAGAAAAATTATTATGAAAGAAATCACTTATTGAAATCTTTCACCACAATCAGTTACTTAGTTCTACCATTCCTTTTTCTTGCGTTTTTACCATTTTTAAATGGCGATTATCAACCTAAAATAATTATTTGTGTTATTTTAATTATTTGGACTAATGATAGCTTCGCTTATATAGTCGGTAAGAACTTTGGAAGAACTAAATTATTTGAACGTATATCTCCAAAGAAAACAATCGAAGGATTTATCGGTGGTTTTTTGTTTTCTGTTTTTGCTGGATTTTTAATCGGTCGATATTCAGAGATTTTAACCATTCAAAACTGGCTAATAATTGCAATTATTACTTCTGTTCTTGGAACTTATGGAGATTTAGTGGAAAGTAAGTTTAAACGACAAGCAAATGTAAAAGACAGTGGAACCATTATGCCAGGCCATGGTGGACTTTTAGATCGTTTAGATAGCTTGTTTTTCCTTGCTCCCTTTGTATATTTGTATATACATTACTTAATGTAG
- a CDS encoding LUD domain-containing protein, whose translation MNFLRKLFSSYKESGKDNYIKKQPVKLSLDDSFVHHFINKGGKFLYCTKIEEVIHNLQSISKENKWDTLSCNDVDLLKLTKKIDISIDKTLKNNNPIFVSCEHLIANSGEILFSSNQIGSHKLASLSDNFIVYATTSQLVKNISEGLTGIKTNFRGNIPTNISSVKNYSITDNVADDFLNYGNSNSKNLYLLLFEDL comes from the coding sequence ATGAATTTTTTAAGAAAGTTATTTAGCTCATATAAAGAATCAGGTAAGGATAATTATATCAAGAAACAACCGGTAAAATTATCCTTGGATGATTCTTTTGTGCATCATTTTATAAATAAAGGAGGTAAATTCCTTTATTGCACCAAAATAGAAGAAGTAATACATAATCTTCAAAGTATTTCTAAGGAAAATAAATGGGATACTTTGTCGTGCAACGATGTGGATTTATTGAAACTTACTAAGAAAATTGATATTTCAATAGATAAAACATTAAAAAATAATAATCCAATTTTTGTTTCTTGCGAACATTTAATCGCAAACTCTGGGGAAATATTATTCTCTTCAAATCAAATCGGAAGTCATAAACTGGCTTCTTTATCTGACAATTTTATTGTTTACGCTACCACAAGTCAGCTTGTAAAAAATATAAGCGAAGGTCTTACTGGTATCAAAACAAACTTCAGAGGAAATATTCCAACTAACATTAGTTCGGTTAAGAACTATTCTATAACAGATAACGTAGCAGATGACTTTTTGAATTATGGTAATAGTAATTCAAAAAACTTATACTTGTTACTATTTGAAGATTTATAA